A section of the Solitalea canadensis DSM 3403 genome encodes:
- a CDS encoding patatin-like phospholipase family protein, with protein MKKVCLVLGSGGARGVSQIGVIEELERRGFTISRIAGCSMGALIGGIYCAGHLPTYKKWLVNLEKMDVFKLLDFTWSGAGFVRGDRVLNAIEELIGSHNIEEFSIPFTAVATDLNSQQEIYFKSGNLFKAIRASIAIPTVLTPVIDEGKVLLDGGLLNPLPIAVAQRQPDELLVAVNVNSSIQPLVLPSPTEQEILARKIGKSRWDTFVSSILRIDTRSNETSERIGMFGLLNRSFDLLQDRLTQVMLETYKPDILVNVSRNACGSFEFYRASELIEVGRLSFENAYAEYEKSSESGVLSQESKGS; from the coding sequence ATGAAGAAGGTTTGTTTAGTATTAGGGAGTGGGGGAGCAAGAGGGGTTTCGCAAATTGGTGTTATTGAAGAGCTTGAACGTAGAGGTTTTACTATTTCCCGTATTGCAGGTTGTTCAATGGGTGCATTGATTGGCGGAATTTATTGCGCCGGACATTTACCAACGTATAAAAAGTGGTTGGTAAACCTGGAGAAAATGGATGTTTTTAAACTGCTTGATTTTACTTGGTCGGGTGCCGGTTTTGTACGTGGCGATCGGGTTTTGAATGCAATTGAAGAGTTGATCGGATCTCATAATATTGAAGAGTTTTCTATTCCGTTTACGGCAGTTGCCACAGATTTAAATTCTCAACAGGAGATTTATTTTAAAAGTGGCAATTTATTTAAGGCTATCAGGGCTTCTATCGCTATTCCAACAGTATTAACACCTGTAATTGATGAAGGCAAGGTTTTACTCGACGGTGGATTACTAAATCCATTACCAATTGCAGTAGCACAGCGTCAACCTGATGAGTTGTTGGTTGCTGTAAATGTAAATTCGAGTATCCAACCATTAGTATTGCCATCTCCTACAGAACAAGAGATCTTAGCACGCAAAATAGGAAAGAGTCGTTGGGACACTTTTGTTTCTTCAATTCTAAGAATCGATACCCGTAGCAATGAAACCTCTGAGAGGATTGGCATGTTTGGCTTGCTTAATCGCTCATTTGATTTATTACAAGATCGATTAACCCAGGTTATGCTTGAAACTTATAAACCGGATATTTTAGTAAATGTCTCAAGAAATGCTTGTGGAAGTTTTGAGTTTTACCGGGCCTCTGAATTGATTGAAGTCGGCCGTTTGAGCTTTGAAAACGCGTATGCGGAGTACGAGAAGAGTTCGGAGTCTGGAGTTCTGAGTCAGGAGTCAAAGGGTTCATAG
- a CDS encoding LOG family protein, with the protein MNDNLIDDERIREAFANKDWPEVKVTDSWQIFKIMAEFVKGFETMARIGPCVSIFGSARIKQGTEYYEMAVEIARQLTLKGYGIISGGGPGVMEAANKGAHSTGGKSVGLNIELPHEQFHNQYIDKDKLMTYDYFFVRKVMFVKYSQGFVVMPGGFGTMDELFEALTLIQTGKVARFPIVLVGTSYWSGLFEWIEKQLIEGGYISAEDMNLFRLVDTADEAVEHIIRFYNKYVIKPNF; encoded by the coding sequence ATGAATGATAATCTAATAGACGACGAAAGAATACGTGAAGCGTTTGCAAATAAAGATTGGCCAGAGGTAAAAGTTACCGACTCATGGCAGATCTTTAAAATAATGGCTGAATTTGTAAAAGGATTCGAAACCATGGCCCGCATTGGACCATGTGTATCCATCTTTGGTTCAGCACGCATTAAACAGGGCACCGAATACTATGAAATGGCTGTTGAAATTGCTCGTCAGCTTACCTTAAAAGGATACGGTATTATTTCTGGTGGAGGTCCCGGAGTTATGGAAGCAGCCAATAAAGGTGCTCATTCTACGGGTGGTAAATCTGTAGGGTTAAATATAGAGTTGCCCCATGAACAATTCCATAATCAATATATCGACAAAGACAAATTGATGACTTACGACTATTTCTTTGTTCGTAAAGTGATGTTTGTTAAGTATTCACAAGGATTTGTGGTGATGCCCGGAGGTTTCGGAACCATGGATGAGCTTTTTGAAGCCTTAACCTTAATTCAAACCGGTAAAGTTGCCCGTTTCCCGATTGTATTAGTGGGTACTTCATACTGGAGCGGATTATTTGAATGGATCGAAAAACAACTAATCGAAGGTGGTTACATTTCAGCGGAAGATATGAATCTATTCCGTTTGGTAGATACGGCCGACGAGGCTGTTGAGCACATTATCCGCTTCTATAATAAATACGTTATTAAGCCGAATTTTTAG
- a CDS encoding sodium:solute symporter, with protein MAPGILLSFIITYFLVLLVIAYLTSRKSSDNSTFFIANRNSKWYLVAFGMVGTALSGVTFISVPGKVGAPGGDQFAYFQFVLGNALGFLVVALVLLPLYYRMKLTSIYEYIEKALGPVSYKTAAGIFLMSRTIGSAFRLYLVVIVLQRFIFDTYHIPFWLTVLISLGLIWSYTYKGGLKTIIITDTLQTLFLVTSVFLTIYFICSTLDFNIPQAFEAVKNSGYSKIFFVEDFVTSKFHVSKQLIGGMFVTIAMVGLDQDLMQKNLSCKNIGEAQKNMLTFTGFFVVINLFFLSVGALLYLYATKNGIAIPIDAITGKPRTDFLFPEIALNYLSTLPAIIFMLGLTAATFATTDSALTALTTSFCVDFLHFDKKPEQSAQMVRTRHWVHIGFSLLMFLVIIVFNSINDAAVVSAIFTVASYTYGPLLGLYAFGLFAKTRQVNDILVPVICVLSPAICYFLNLYSAKLLGGYVFDNELILVNGLITFIGLLIFSSSKSSPTVNEIKAGKEMAV; from the coding sequence ATGGCACCGGGCATATTACTCTCATTTATTATAACATACTTTTTGGTATTGTTAGTTATTGCGTACCTGACTTCGCGTAAATCATCAGACAACTCCACCTTCTTTATTGCTAACCGAAACTCTAAATGGTATTTGGTGGCTTTTGGAATGGTCGGTACAGCATTAAGTGGAGTAACCTTTATTTCTGTTCCCGGAAAAGTTGGTGCCCCAGGAGGTGATCAGTTTGCGTATTTTCAGTTTGTATTGGGTAATGCATTAGGGTTTTTAGTGGTCGCATTAGTGCTGCTGCCACTCTACTACCGGATGAAATTGACTTCCATTTATGAATATATTGAAAAAGCGCTTGGCCCCGTAAGTTATAAAACAGCTGCAGGTATTTTCCTGATGAGTCGTACAATCGGTTCTGCATTTAGATTATATCTGGTTGTAATAGTTTTACAGCGATTCATTTTTGATACCTATCACATTCCTTTCTGGCTTACAGTACTAATCTCACTGGGACTTATTTGGTCATACACCTACAAAGGTGGCTTAAAAACCATTATTATTACCGATACCCTACAAACCTTGTTTTTGGTTACTTCAGTATTTCTCACGATTTACTTTATCTGCAGTACTCTTGACTTTAACATTCCTCAGGCTTTTGAAGCTGTCAAAAACAGTGGTTATTCAAAAATCTTCTTTGTAGAAGACTTTGTAACAAGCAAGTTTCACGTTTCTAAACAACTAATTGGGGGTATGTTTGTTACTATAGCGATGGTTGGCTTAGATCAGGATTTAATGCAAAAGAATTTAAGCTGCAAGAACATTGGGGAAGCTCAAAAAAACATGCTAACCTTTACGGGTTTCTTTGTGGTTATTAATTTATTCTTTTTAAGTGTAGGTGCTTTATTATACCTGTATGCAACAAAAAATGGCATTGCAATACCAATTGATGCAATTACAGGCAAACCTCGTACAGACTTCTTATTCCCTGAAATTGCGTTAAACTATTTAAGTACTCTACCTGCTATAATCTTTATGCTCGGATTAACAGCAGCCACTTTTGCCACTACAGATTCAGCATTAACGGCCTTAACCACTTCCTTTTGTGTAGACTTTTTACATTTTGACAAAAAGCCGGAACAATCGGCTCAAATGGTTCGCACCCGCCATTGGGTTCACATTGGCTTTTCATTACTAATGTTCCTGGTGATAATTGTGTTCAACTCAATTAATGATGCCGCTGTGGTAAGTGCCATATTTACAGTTGCCTCTTATACCTACGGTCCATTATTGGGCTTATATGCTTTTGGTTTATTTGCTAAAACCAGGCAGGTTAATGATATTTTAGTACCTGTAATTTGCGTTTTATCACCTGCTATCTGTTATTTTTTAAACTTATACTCAGCAAAGTTGTTAGGTGGATATGTTTTCGACAATGAGCTAATTTTGGTAAATGGTTTAATAACCTTTATTGGGTTGCTTATCTTTTCATCTTCCAAATCTTCTCCTACGGTAAATGAAATAAAAGCTGGCAAAGAAATGGCTGTATAG
- the recR gene encoding recombination mediator RecR has translation MQFSSKLLEEAVNEFSKLPGIGSKTALRLVLHLLNQKTDEVEHFGTTMIKLRQNIRFCSDCGNISDTPVCEICAHPKRDRSLLCVVEDSRDVMAIENTQQFNGLYHVLNGLISPMEGIGPSDLNIDRLIQRVASGEPVEIILALNPTMEGDTTIFYLYKKLKDFNIKITTIARGISFGGEIEYADEMTLGRSIVTRVVYENTLLK, from the coding sequence ATGCAGTTTTCGTCAAAATTACTGGAAGAAGCAGTAAACGAGTTTTCTAAATTACCTGGCATTGGTTCTAAAACGGCTTTACGTTTGGTTTTACACCTGTTAAACCAAAAAACAGATGAAGTGGAGCATTTTGGAACTACCATGATTAAACTTCGACAAAACATTCGTTTTTGTTCCGACTGTGGTAATATTTCCGACACTCCTGTATGTGAGATATGTGCTCATCCCAAGCGTGACCGCTCTTTATTATGTGTGGTTGAAGACAGCAGGGATGTAATGGCCATTGAGAACACCCAACAATTTAATGGCTTGTATCATGTTTTAAATGGACTTATTTCTCCGATGGAGGGAATTGGACCGTCTGATTTAAATATTGATCGTTTAATCCAACGCGTGGCATCGGGTGAACCTGTAGAAATTATTCTTGCCTTAAATCCTACAATGGAAGGTGATACCACCATTTTCTATCTCTACAAAAAACTGAAAGATTTTAATATCAAAATAACAACCATAGCACGGGGTATCTCTTTTGGAGGAGAAATTGAATATGCTGATGAAATGACATTGGGAAGATCAATCGTTACTCGTGTTGTTTATGAGAATACGCTTTTGAAATAG